TTGATCCGGGTAGTGCTGGTGAATACTCGCAAAGCTATACAGACTTTTTGCCAGTCAGGCACGCGGACTCGACGTTTCACCAGATTGGCGGCCGGTACTTTTCCGATCCGATCTACAAGCGCTAGAAACAAATCATGCGCCAAGCGCACAGCGCGTTGCGCCGGGGGTGCAAGAAACACCATGCCTGCCCTGGCTGCAGCAAGGTCGTCCCGGATGTCCTGCAGCAGTTCGCGTTTATGCGCATCGTTGAAAACAGACGGGTCCAACCCGGGAAAATAAAAACGGCCCAAGTCACCACTGTCAGCACCTAAATCACGCAAAAAATTCACTTTTTGAAATGCGGCACCCAAACTACGAGCGGAATGGATCAGCTCCTGTTCATGACCGGGCACGGAGCCTTTCATGGTTTGGAAAACCTGCAGGCACATAAGACCCACCACTTCTGCAGAACCATAAATGTATTCCGCTAAAGTTTCCGCGGAATGCACTGTTTCAAGCACATCCGTTCGCATCGAAGCAAAAAAGGGTTTCGTCAACTGGGCATCAATGCCCACCTGCCGCGCCGTCAAGGCAAAAGCATGAACCACCATGTTGGTGCTGTAGCCACACTCCAAAGCCTTTTCGGTTTCCTGTTCCAAATTATCAAGTTGCCAACACACTTCTTGCGCATCGAGCCCGGCCGCGGCAGCAGCGCCGTCGACCACTTCATCAGCAATCCGGACCAAAGCGTAGATATTCTCGATGTGGCGGCGCTCTTTACGCCCCAAAATCCAGCAGGCCAGCCCAAACGAGGTTGAATAGCTGCCAATCACCACCCCTGCACTGCGGGTGGCGGTATCTGAGTAATGCCCTAAGGGATCCATTCCCATGCTTAGTTTTTCCTTGTCAGGACGTGATCGCAGATGCGGCAAAGTTCGGAATAGAGCGCTTCTGGCAGTTCCAGCTGCCCTGCCTTATCCAAAGCATCCGAAACCAGGGATTCGGCCAGACCCACAGCAAAGTCCTGCGCCCCTAGTTGGTGGAGGACCTCACGCATGGAATCCGTGCTTGCCCGCCCTGCCTTGAACGACTCCAAAGCAGCTACAAACTCATGGGAGCCTTGGGCAAAGGTGGTCAAGATGGTGCGTTTACCCTCGCGAAGGTCAGAGTCAACCGACTTGCCAGTCTGGGCGGATTCGCCGAATGTTCCCAGAACATCGTCAATGATTTGGTACGCAATGCCAATGTCGCGGCCCACCGAGGCCAACGCATCGGCAGTGTCTACCGACTCGCCCGCCAACAACGCTCCGGCACGCAGGGGCATTTCAAAAGAATAAACAGCGGTTTTTAGCCGTTCCATGTTCAGCACTTCTGGCAGTTGGGCATCCAAGCCCCCCAGTGAGAACAACAAGTCATCGAGTTCACCGGCGGCAGCGGCAAAAATTGCCTCGTGCATGGTTTCCAGGATCAGCATGCTGTGCGGGTGGGACAGTGCGGCCGAAGTAGCCAAGCGAAGTGATCCTGTCAGCAACAGATCTCCGGCAATAATGGCGGCGGAAAATCCGGCATGATCAGCGTCAGCATCATCATGGCCAAGAGAGGCCGCCATATCCCGGTAATTTGCGCCAATGGTGGCCGTGCCTCGGCGGATAAAGTCCCTGTCAATGACGTCGTCATGCACCAGCAATGCTGCGTGCAGGATCTCAAAGGCCGCGGCCATGTCTGCGCAGGCACGCAGATTGCTGCCACCAAACGCCGAATATGTCATATAAACCAGCTTGGGACGCATCCATTTACCACCATCGGTGGTCTGAGCCATCCGATTCCAAAGAGAGCTGAACGCCGGTGAGTAGTTGCGTGCGCGCTCCTCGTGTCCGGCAAAATACTCGTGTAATGACGCCTGAACCTGCACCTTGAAAGAACCCCAATCCGGCGTCCCCGCACTGATCATAGGCTCTCCCAAAGCCGGTCTATCAGCCGAAACGCTGCTCCTGCGATCCGTCATGGTTCCACCTCGTAACGTGTCTGGACCTTGATTGGTTGTTGGCATCACTGCACACCTTTAGCTAGTGCTTGGGTCTGGGTAAGGTCTGGAAATTTGGCTTCGAGGTCGCTAATGCGGCTGGTAATCGATTCCACCACACCGCTAAGGAAATCTACTAGCACCCGCTGTCCCTCGTCATCGTAACCGCGGGCTTTTCTATCCACTGCCAAGATCATGGGCATGAGTTTTTCCATGGTTGCACGGACCGATTCCGGGCTTGGACTGATCACTGAGCGGCGTCTGTCGGTGGGATGCGGTGTCCGCTGGACATGGCCTTTGCTCACCAACCGATCGATCACTGTGGTGGTGGCCGCAGGGGTCAGATGGAGTAATTGGGCTAACTCGCCCGGAGACATCGACATCCGTTTCATCAGATGCTGCATTGCCGCAAAGTCCGTTTCATTGACGTCCATTGAACGCCGCATGATGAACTCCATTTCCTCGTTCAGAACGAGAATCTCGCGAACCAAAACCGAAGCCTGGTGCATCTGGCCCCGAGGTGAAATACCTTGGCCATTGACCATATCCGACTCCAAAGTTTGATTATAAGAAAATCTAACTACATAATGGTGGAACGAAGTCGTTTTGTCGAGCCGGAGGTAGTGAACATGGCCAGGATTGCTGTTGCAGGAGCTACCGGATATGTTGGTGGCCGGCTAGTGCCTTTGCTCCTCGACGCCGGACATGAGGTAACCGTGCTGACCCGCAACAGCACCAAATTACGTGACGTCCCCTGGCACGATCAGGTGAAAGTCGATGAAGGCTCCATGGAAGATGAACAGACGGCTGACGAGCTGTGCTCCAACGCAGAGATTGTCTACTATCTGGTCCATTCCATGTCAGGAGCAAAGGACGCGGTTGCCGATTTTGAGCGGATAGAACGTCTCTGCGCCATGAACTTGGGCAAGGCTGCCCGCGAGGCTGGGGTAAAACGCCTTGTTTATCTTTCCGGCCTCCACCCCAAAGGCAAACTCAGCCGCCATCTGGCCTCCCGCACAGAGGTTGGCGATATCTTGATGGCCTCCGGCACGCCCACAGCGGTTCTTCAGGCTGGTCTTGTTATTGGTTCGGGCTCGGCAAGTTTTGAGATGGTCCGCCACCTCACAGATGTTCTCCCAGTGATGCCGGCCCCTAAATGGGTTATGAACAAAATCCAGCCTATTGCCATCAGGGATGCTCTGCACTACCTGGTCGGTGCCACCACGCTTCCACCGCAGATCAACAGGACCTTCGATATTGGCGGGCCCGAAGTTCTGCGCTACGCGGACATGATGCGTCGCTATGCCCAGGCTTCGGGTTTCCGGCCTCCAGTAGTCATTCCACTGCCAGTGCTGACCCCATGGTTGGCAGCCCAGTGGGTCAACCTGGTAACCCCAGTCCCCCGCAGTCTGGCGATTCCCCTCGTTGAATCGCTGCAACACGACTGCGTGTCCAGCGAAAATGACATTGCCAATTACATTCCCGAACCTGACGGCGGCCTCACCACCTATAAACACGCGGTGGAACTAGCGCTGAATAAAATGGAAGCTGACACGGTAGAAACTACGTGGGCCACTGCGCACGCACTGAGTGCACCCGCAGAGCCGCTACCCAGTGACCCCGACTGGGCAGGTTTAACAGTCTTCACCGATGAGCGAAGCAAAACAACTGATGTTCCTGCCAGCCAAGTGTGGGCGGTGGTGGAAGGGATCGGCGGAGAGAACGGTTACTACTCACTTCCTTTGGCCTGGTCGGTGCGGGGCTGGATGGACAAGCTTGCAGGCGGGGTTGGTCTAACCCGAGGACGGCGTAGCCCCACCCATCTCCAGCTCAATGACACAGTGGACTGGTGGCGGGTAGAAACCCTGGATCGCGGCCGTCTGCTGCGGCTGCGAGCAGAGATGATTGTCCCGGGCCGGGCTTGGCTTGAATTTGAGGTCACCCCGTTAGCGGACGACGGCGGCGCCCCAGGCAGTGACTCAGGCTCCGGTTCTCAGGGGAAGCCCGATCCCGACTCTGGCGGGAGTATTTTCCGCCAGCGAGCGGTCTTTTTCCCCCGCGGGCTGTGGGGGCGTTTGTACTGGCTGGCAGTGCTTCCTTTCCACGGCATCATCTTCAAGAACATGGCGAGCCGAATCACGGCAGCTGCTGGCCGCCGCTGAGGTTCATATAGCCGGTACTCCATCTCTCCACCCCTGGCAGGATGCCGCGTGACCCCGCGCCACCTAGAGTTGGAGGTGTGATCATGCATTCCATCTACGATTGGTTCCGCCGGCACCGGTTTGCCGTGGATTTTATTCTCATGGCTGTCCTGTTGCTGATGGTTTTTCCCTTCAGCATGACGGACGTGGGCTATCCTGGCGCCCTTTCTAACACTTTAGTCAGTAGCATCTTCGCCGCAGCCTTGGCGGTTCCTTTAGCGTGGCGGCGCACACGGACTGTCTTGGCTGGGAGCCTTATTGCGGGGGTTGCGCTACTGCAGTGGGCCTTGCATGTTCCTCCGGCACCGGCCAATATTGCTGTGCCTCTTGTTGTTTACGCCCTTGCGGCGTTCGGACCCCGGTGGGCCAGCCTAGGCGGACTCGGCCTGGCTTTAGTGGGTGCCGTCCTGTTGGTCACCCGCTATTTTTACAACTTTGGGACAACCTCGTTGGCAGATCTGCCATCAGGGATTGTCACCATCATTTCGGTCTGGGTATTAGTCCTATTCAGCTGGACAGCAGGGGATTTAACCCGCACCAAACGCTTGCGCGAACAAGCCCTCTCCGACCGTGCCAACCGGCTGGAAATCGAAGCGCAGCATGAACGCGAACTGGCAGCCAGCGATGAACGTGCGCACATTGCCCGCGAAATGCACGATATTGTGGCGCATTCTCTTTCCGTCATCATCACCCAGGCCGACGGCGCCCGGTACGCAGCAGTGGCCAATCCTGAGATTGCCCCTGAAACGCTGGCCACAATCGCCGCCACGGGCCGTTCATCTCTGCAAGAAATGCGCCGGCTTTTGGGCGTGTTGCGGGGTGACGCCGAGGCCTCAACCCGCCCGCTGCCAGGCCTGATGGACCTTGACGAGCTTCTTTTGGGTATCCGCGCAGCCGGACTACCCGTGGGTTACAGTGTCACTGGCGATTCAAGACGCCCGCTGCCTGCCGGGGCCGAACTCACCGCGTACCGCGCCGTTCAAGAAGCACTAACTAACGTCATGAAGCACGCAGGTCCCAACGTTCAAGCCACCGTCAATCTTGGGTGGAATGCCCGCGGGTTGGAAGTTAGTGTGAACGACGACGGCCGCGGAGCCTCCAGCCCAACCCCTGCCGGCGCCGGCGGAAACGGTTTGCGCGGTATGGCTGAACGGGTCAAGCTTTACGACGGAAAACTTAGCGCGGGCCCGCTCCCCGGTGGAGGATTCAACATCACAGCATTCATTCCCTATTCGGAGAACTAACCTCATGACACCTAACTCCCCCATTCGCGTTGCCTTAGTGGATGATCAGCAATTGGTCCGCTCAGGTTTAGGCATGCTCATTAATTCTCAGGCCGATCTTAGCGTGGTGGTGCAGGCCGGCAACGGTATCGAGGCATTGCAGAGACTCGCCGTGACAGCCACGGATGTGGTCCTCATGGATGTGCGCATGCCCGGAATGGACGGGTTGGAAACTACACGAAAATTGATGCAACGGATCAATGCTGCCCCGGAGGGATCATGGCTGGCCGATCTGAAAATTGTGGTACTGACAACTTTCGACTTGGATGAATATGCGTTGGCAGCCATTCAGGCCGGGGCTAGTGGATTCCTTCTGAAAGATGCCCCTCCGGAAGAGCTGCTCGGAGCCATCAGAACAGTTTTTGCCGGCGACGCGGTGATTGCCCCCTCCACCACACGGCGACTCCTAGATCATGTGGCACCCATGCTCTCAGCACCCAGTCTTGCCAATGACGCCAACGCAGCAGCCGTGGCCAGCCTCACCGGCCGTGAGCATGAGGTGTTTGTGTTGATTGCCAACGGGCTTTCCAACCCGGAGATCGCTACTCAACTCTTTGTCTCAGAGGCCACTGTCAAGACCCATGTGGGCCATATCTTGGCCAAACTGAACGCCCGGGACCGTGTGCAAGTGGTGGTCATTGCCTATGAGACTGGGATAGTCTCCCCGCGCTAACCCGCCGAGATTGGAGATAACTACCCCTCTCCCCCTTCGAGATTGGAGATAACTACCCCTTTGATTCGTGGTCGAGACACCCTATTCGCCGTTTTTTTGGAGTTAGCCCTTCACTGCACCTGCTGTCAGTCCCTGCACAATGAATTTGCTGGCGAAGGCAAAGATAACCAAGGTTGGGACAACCGTCAGCACGGCGGCAGCTGACATGGAACCCCAGTCAATGTTGAAGCTGGAGATAAAACCGGCAAGCGCCGTCGGAATGGTCTTGTTTTCATCGCTATTCATCAATGTCACCGACAGGAATAGTTCATTCCAGCAGTTGACGAAGTTGAAGATGAAGCTGGCAGCAATGCCCGGCATCATAACGGGCACCAAGACACGGAAGAGCGCACCAAGTCGTGAGCAGCCGTCAATCATGGCAGCCTCCTCCAACGCATCCGGCACGTTTTCAAAGAAGCCACGGAGCATGATGGTGCAGAACGGAATACAGATAGCGATGTAGACAAGAATCAGTCCGGTTTTAGAATCAACCAAATTGAAGTTTGTCATCATCATGTACAACGGGCCTAGTGCGATAAATCCCGGGATCATCTGGGTCAGCAGAAAGGCTCCCAAGACCGCGCCGCGTCCCGAAAATTGAAAACGTGCCAGCACATACGCCGAGAGCAGGGAGATCAGGGTCGCCACCGTGGCGGCAACTGTGGCCACCAACAAGCTGTTGATCATGTACCGGCCAAAATCGGACTTCGTGAACAATCCAACGTAGTTCTCCAAGGACAATTCCTTGGGCCAGTAGTCTAGGGGCAATGAATAGATTGTTCCGGGAGCCTTCAGTGACGTGACAACAATCCAGTACAACGGAAAGATCGTCACAATCAACGCGAGGCCCAAAAAGATGATCTTGGTGGTGCGCCCCAAAGCGGTTTGTTTATTGATCATCGGTTTGCCTTTCGGGGACGCACGGCCATCAGGTAGAACGCGGCAAACAACATCAAGGTAAAGACCACTATCAAGCCCAGTGCCGAGGCCTGACCGTAATCACCCTCTTGAGTAATTTTGATCATGTAGGTGGTGATGATGTGGGTTTGGTCAGCCGGTCCGCCGCCGGTCATAGCCCAGATGACATCCGGGAAGTTAAAGATCCAGATAATGCGCAAGAGAATGGTAAGCCCCAGCGTGACTGAAATGGCTGGCAGAGTAATGCTCAAGAAGGTCCGGATTTTCCCGGCACCGTCAATCGCCGCCGCTTCATACATGTCTTCGGAGACTGACTGCAGCGCGGCCAGAATCATAATGGCGAAGAACGTCACGCCGTACCAAATATTGGCCACAATGATGGCGGTCATGGCGAAGCTGGGTTCGGCCAGCCACGGGATGGGCGAGTCCGTCAGCCCCGTCTTCATCAAAAGATCATTGACAACGCCGAACTCGGCGTTGAACATCCAGCGGAAGAGCATACCGATCAGGAATCCGGACACGGCCCATGGGAAGAAGATGAGCGCTTGGTATGCGCTGCGAAATCTGAAACGCCGTTTGAGGAACAATGCCAGCGCAAACCCGATAACCACCTGGGGCACCAACGAACCAACCACCCAGACAACAGTGTTGCGAACAATAGTGCCAAATTCTGGATTCTCGAAAAGAGTAACGAAGTTGCCCCAACCAACCCATGAGGTGTCGGAAAGATCGTTAAGGTTCCAATGACGGAACGCCATCTGGCTGCCCGAGATCATTGGATAGTAGGTAAAGATGCCAACAAAGATTGCTGCGGGAGCCATGAAGGCCAGTAGCGTCAGTGCGGTCCTGGAGTTGAACCGTTTCTTCCGGGAGTAGACAGTCTGCGGTGCTGGTGGTGCGCCGGCAAGGCTCTGCCCGCGCACCCCCTCCTGCTTAGCTTTCAGTGCCACAGGTGACTAGCCCGCCATCTTTTCGGTCCAGTAGCTGTCCCAGCTGGCCAAGAGTTCCGTGGTGGTCATCTTGCCGGTGAGAACGCGCTGCAGTTCGCCGTCGGACTTCTTAATCCATTCGGTCCACCAAGCCACGCCACGGGGCTGTACGGCCGAAATGTAAGTCTCTGGGTTCTCGGTCATGGTGACGTATGCGGCCCAGGGGCCTGTGCTGTAAAACGGATCCTCGGCAGCAGATTTCAGAATCGGGACCAGTGAGTTGTCCTTACTGAACTGGGTGGCCGGCTCGCCCTGAGAGAGGTACTTGATGAGTTTGATGGCTTCTGGCTTGGCGGTGCTGGACTCAGCGATACCCCAGCCTGCCGTTGCTACCGGTTGGATGGCTTTACCAGTGGGGCCAACAAGCAATGGTGCAACATTCCACTGGTCATCCTTGATGGATTTTGACTCCTTGATGGTGGCGATTACTTCAGGGTCCTGGAGCAGAAATGCTGTGGAACCGTTACTGAAGCCTTGAACCATTTCCGGGTAGCCCCATGCCACGGACGACGGCGGAGATCCTTTCTTGAAAATCTCCAAGTAGTCATCCATGGCCTGCTGTGCCTCGGGAGCGGAGAAGATGGTTTTTCCGTTGTTGAGTTTGAAAGCATTCTCTAGATCAATCTGATCTGCTGTGTAGGCCTCGATTACGGCGACGGCGTTGGAGTTGGCATTGGGTCCTCCGCGGAAGGCGTAGCCGAACTTATTGGCGTCGGGTTCGTTCAGCTTTTCTGACTGTTTCAGGAGGTCCTGCCAGCTCGCCGGTGGTCCGGAGAACCCTGCCTCCTTCACCAAGTCCGTGCGGTAGAACAGCGAGAGCCCGTAGAAACCATAGGGAATGTAGTAGGTCTTGCCGTCTTGTTTGGAATAGTTAACTGCGTTATCTGTGAGGTTCGTCCAGCCGTCCCAGTCCTTCAGATCCGCGCTCATGTCATACAACCACTTATTCGCGCCGAAGGAGCCAACCGTGATGTCTCGGGCTTCAACCACGTCAATGCCTTTACCAGACTGCAGCATTTGCTGGATTTTTTGATCTGCCGAGTCCGTTGGTGGTGAGATGAGGTCCACCTTGATACCAGGATTAGCTTTTTCAAATCCTGCCAAGAGTGATTTTAAAGTGTCCGTTCGGGTGGGATTAGTCAGGCTCTCAACCATTTTTAGGGTGACCGTGCCCTCTGCAGAGGAATTACCTCCGCCACAGCCGGATAGGACAAGAACTGCGGCAACGCCCAAGGCGGTGACGGTAGTGATTTTCTTTTTCATGGGAGGCCTTTCATAGTGTAGCGGCGGTGGGTCTTGCGGAGAGCTACAGGGAGCGGTTCTGCGTGGCTAACGCAGATGTGCCAGCCGGAAAAGTTCAGGGACCGCTCGTTCGGCAAAGTATTCATAATCCCGGGCCGTGTTGTAGACATGGGTCGAAAGCCGCAGGAAGCCGGCCCCGCCAAAAGTGGTGATAGCGGTTTCAATGTTCAGAACCTCGGAGATCCAGGCACGTACGGCGTGGGAATCCTCGTGCGTCGTTGCCAACCCTTGGGGAAGCCTGACCAGCCGCAACTGACCAACCTGCATTCCGACGTCGACCGCTGCATCCTGCCCCGTCTTGGCGGTGAGGGCATCTTGGATAATGGACTGGCCGTAATCTGCCAAGGCGCAGGAATAACTACGGACAGCATCCCACCCATAGCGGGTTTCAATGGTGTCAAAAGCGGTCTTGGCCGCCATCCACGGGCTGACATCCTGAGTGCCCACATGATCAAAGTTCTCTGGAAATGCGTGCGGGAACCCCCAGGAATCGATCAGCGGGTGTAATAGTTCACGCAAAGGCCCGCGAGCCACAACCGCTGCCGTTCCCCGAGGAGCGCACGCAAATTTGTGCAAATTACCTACCCAAACGCCCTCAAAATCCGGCACGGGCTCAGCTTCAGCCCCGGGTGAGTGTGCCCCGTCCACCAACAACGGGATGCTTAATTTCTTGGCGGCCCGGGCGATCTCCAACACCGGAAGAGCACGCGCTGTAGCCGAGGTGGTTTGATCGATCACGATCAGGGCCGTGCGCTCGGTCACCTGCGCCATGATCAGTTCAGCGCTCTTGGCCGCATCGGCCTCTAGCGGCACGACGGCCACACGCACCTCACCGTTACATTCGCGGGCGACCCGGCGCGCACCTTCTAGAACGGCACCATAGGCATGATTTGTGGTCACAATCTGGGCGCCGGCGGCGAAGGTCAAAGAATTGTAAACAACACTGACGCCGGCACTGGCATTAGGGACCAAAGCCAAGTCATTGGCAGCCACGCCAAGGAAGTCAGCAATTTCTTGGCGGGTGGTGGCCAAGGCTACCGACTGGCCCATGAACCAGGTGCAGGGGTTGGCCTCCATG
This genomic window from Arthrobacter sp. TMP15 contains:
- a CDS encoding squalene/phytoene synthase family protein; amino-acid sequence: MGMDPLGHYSDTATRSAGVVIGSYSTSFGLACWILGRKERRHIENIYALVRIADEVVDGAAAAAGLDAQEVCWQLDNLEQETEKALECGYSTNMVVHAFALTARQVGIDAQLTKPFFASMRTDVLETVHSAETLAEYIYGSAEVVGLMCLQVFQTMKGSVPGHEQELIHSARSLGAAFQKVNFLRDLGADSGDLGRFYFPGLDPSVFNDAHKRELLQDIRDDLAAARAGMVFLAPPAQRAVRLAHDLFLALVDRIGKVPAANLVKRRVRVPDWQKVCIALRVFTSTTRINPRKLLPQEAHL
- a CDS encoding polyprenyl synthetase family protein, coding for MTDRRSSVSADRPALGEPMISAGTPDWGSFKVQVQASLHEYFAGHEERARNYSPAFSSLWNRMAQTTDGGKWMRPKLVYMTYSAFGGSNLRACADMAAAFEILHAALLVHDDVIDRDFIRRGTATIGANYRDMAASLGHDDADADHAGFSAAIIAGDLLLTGSLRLATSAALSHPHSMLILETMHEAIFAAAAGELDDLLFSLGGLDAQLPEVLNMERLKTAVYSFEMPLRAGALLAGESVDTADALASVGRDIGIAYQIIDDVLGTFGESAQTGKSVDSDLREGKRTILTTFAQGSHEFVAALESFKAGRASTDSMREVLHQLGAQDFAVGLAESLVSDALDKAGQLELPEALYSELCRICDHVLTRKN
- a CDS encoding MarR family transcriptional regulator, whose translation is MVNGQGISPRGQMHQASVLVREILVLNEEMEFIMRRSMDVNETDFAAMQHLMKRMSMSPGELAQLLHLTPAATTTVIDRLVSKGHVQRTPHPTDRRRSVISPSPESVRATMEKLMPMILAVDRKARGYDDEGQRVLVDFLSGVVESITSRISDLEAKFPDLTQTQALAKGVQ
- a CDS encoding SDR family oxidoreductase, giving the protein MARIAVAGATGYVGGRLVPLLLDAGHEVTVLTRNSTKLRDVPWHDQVKVDEGSMEDEQTADELCSNAEIVYYLVHSMSGAKDAVADFERIERLCAMNLGKAAREAGVKRLVYLSGLHPKGKLSRHLASRTEVGDILMASGTPTAVLQAGLVIGSGSASFEMVRHLTDVLPVMPAPKWVMNKIQPIAIRDALHYLVGATTLPPQINRTFDIGGPEVLRYADMMRRYAQASGFRPPVVIPLPVLTPWLAAQWVNLVTPVPRSLAIPLVESLQHDCVSSENDIANYIPEPDGGLTTYKHAVELALNKMEADTVETTWATAHALSAPAEPLPSDPDWAGLTVFTDERSKTTDVPASQVWAVVEGIGGENGYYSLPLAWSVRGWMDKLAGGVGLTRGRRSPTHLQLNDTVDWWRVETLDRGRLLRLRAEMIVPGRAWLEFEVTPLADDGGAPGSDSGSGSQGKPDPDSGGSIFRQRAVFFPRGLWGRLYWLAVLPFHGIIFKNMASRITAAAGRR
- a CDS encoding sensor histidine kinase, whose protein sequence is MHSIYDWFRRHRFAVDFILMAVLLLMVFPFSMTDVGYPGALSNTLVSSIFAAALAVPLAWRRTRTVLAGSLIAGVALLQWALHVPPAPANIAVPLVVYALAAFGPRWASLGGLGLALVGAVLLVTRYFYNFGTTSLADLPSGIVTIISVWVLVLFSWTAGDLTRTKRLREQALSDRANRLEIEAQHERELAASDERAHIAREMHDIVAHSLSVIITQADGARYAAVANPEIAPETLATIAATGRSSLQEMRRLLGVLRGDAEASTRPLPGLMDLDELLLGIRAAGLPVGYSVTGDSRRPLPAGAELTAYRAVQEALTNVMKHAGPNVQATVNLGWNARGLEVSVNDDGRGASSPTPAGAGGNGLRGMAERVKLYDGKLSAGPLPGGGFNITAFIPYSEN
- a CDS encoding response regulator transcription factor, giving the protein MTPNSPIRVALVDDQQLVRSGLGMLINSQADLSVVVQAGNGIEALQRLAVTATDVVLMDVRMPGMDGLETTRKLMQRINAAPEGSWLADLKIVVLTTFDLDEYALAAIQAGASGFLLKDAPPEELLGAIRTVFAGDAVIAPSTTRRLLDHVAPMLSAPSLANDANAAAVASLTGREHEVFVLIANGLSNPEIATQLFVSEATVKTHVGHILAKLNARDRVQVVVIAYETGIVSPR
- a CDS encoding carbohydrate ABC transporter permease; its protein translation is MINKQTALGRTTKIIFLGLALIVTIFPLYWIVVTSLKAPGTIYSLPLDYWPKELSLENYVGLFTKSDFGRYMINSLLVATVAATVATLISLLSAYVLARFQFSGRGAVLGAFLLTQMIPGFIALGPLYMMMTNFNLVDSKTGLILVYIAICIPFCTIMLRGFFENVPDALEEAAMIDGCSRLGALFRVLVPVMMPGIAASFIFNFVNCWNELFLSVTLMNSDENKTIPTALAGFISSFNIDWGSMSAAAVLTVVPTLVIFAFASKFIVQGLTAGAVKG
- a CDS encoding sugar ABC transporter permease, which encodes MALKAKQEGVRGQSLAGAPPAPQTVYSRKKRFNSRTALTLLAFMAPAAIFVGIFTYYPMISGSQMAFRHWNLNDLSDTSWVGWGNFVTLFENPEFGTIVRNTVVWVVGSLVPQVVIGFALALFLKRRFRFRSAYQALIFFPWAVSGFLIGMLFRWMFNAEFGVVNDLLMKTGLTDSPIPWLAEPSFAMTAIIVANIWYGVTFFAIMILAALQSVSEDMYEAAAIDGAGKIRTFLSITLPAISVTLGLTILLRIIWIFNFPDVIWAMTGGGPADQTHIITTYMIKITQEGDYGQASALGLIVVFTLMLFAAFYLMAVRPRKANR
- a CDS encoding sugar ABC transporter substrate-binding protein, which produces MKKKITTVTALGVAAVLVLSGCGGGNSSAEGTVTLKMVESLTNPTRTDTLKSLLAGFEKANPGIKVDLISPPTDSADQKIQQMLQSGKGIDVVEARDITVGSFGANKWLYDMSADLKDWDGWTNLTDNAVNYSKQDGKTYYIPYGFYGLSLFYRTDLVKEAGFSGPPASWQDLLKQSEKLNEPDANKFGYAFRGGPNANSNAVAVIEAYTADQIDLENAFKLNNGKTIFSAPEAQQAMDDYLEIFKKGSPPSSVAWGYPEMVQGFSNGSTAFLLQDPEVIATIKESKSIKDDQWNVAPLLVGPTGKAIQPVATAGWGIAESSTAKPEAIKLIKYLSQGEPATQFSKDNSLVPILKSAAEDPFYSTGPWAAYVTMTENPETYISAVQPRGVAWWTEWIKKSDGELQRVLTGKMTTTELLASWDSYWTEKMAG
- a CDS encoding aminotransferase class V-fold PLP-dependent enzyme, with product MASSCSTAPSALLTPEGQPALTDWSLSADKLHLNHGSFGAVPRAAQEHQLALKARMEANPCTWFMGQSVALATTRQEIADFLGVAANDLALVPNASAGVSVVYNSLTFAAGAQIVTTNHAYGAVLEGARRVARECNGEVRVAVVPLEADAAKSAELIMAQVTERTALIVIDQTTSATARALPVLEIARAAKKLSIPLLVDGAHSPGAEAEPVPDFEGVWVGNLHKFACAPRGTAAVVARGPLRELLHPLIDSWGFPHAFPENFDHVGTQDVSPWMAAKTAFDTIETRYGWDAVRSYSCALADYGQSIIQDALTAKTGQDAAVDVGMQVGQLRLVRLPQGLATTHEDSHAVRAWISEVLNIETAITTFGGAGFLRLSTHVYNTARDYEYFAERAVPELFRLAHLR